From one Halosimplex rubrum genomic stretch:
- a CDS encoding Gfo/Idh/MocA family protein: protein MDDDAPRMDIGLVGLGEHGETHAEFLEELNHTVHAVDLDPRAKERFRDRYDATMYEGLDELYAAGIDAAIISTPNKFHETAALKAFEAGLDVLIEKPLAHDLSSAERIVERAAETDSICMCGYFHRFRNRCRLAKAYVESGRLGEVTHVDARYMRRRGVPGMGTWYTSREIAGGGALIDVGSFVVDLVLDFYDWPELEEVIATTRSDFGDREDYAYLEMWGEDDEAKMYDVEDSVTAFCEFEGGRTAHLEVAWAANARRRHEYNIRGTEAGVSLDITTPLESVDPSGRNHRDFRLYEARSDVVDHYVDSELVPPANDPFRDELATFLAAVETGESPDRCTAEEALAVQRVVDRIYEAADRGRV from the coding sequence GGACGACGACGCCCCCCGGATGGACATCGGACTCGTCGGGCTCGGCGAGCACGGGGAGACCCACGCGGAGTTTCTGGAGGAGCTGAACCACACGGTCCACGCGGTGGACCTGGACCCGCGGGCGAAAGAGCGCTTTCGCGACCGCTACGACGCGACGATGTACGAGGGGCTGGACGAGCTGTACGCGGCGGGCATCGACGCCGCGATCATCTCGACGCCGAACAAGTTCCACGAGACGGCGGCGCTGAAGGCCTTCGAGGCCGGACTGGACGTGCTGATCGAGAAACCGCTGGCCCACGACCTGTCGAGCGCCGAGCGCATCGTCGAGCGCGCCGCGGAGACCGACAGCATCTGCATGTGCGGCTACTTCCACCGCTTTCGAAACCGCTGCCGGCTGGCGAAGGCCTACGTCGAGAGCGGGCGGCTGGGCGAGGTCACGCACGTCGACGCCCGCTACATGCGCAGGCGCGGCGTCCCCGGAATGGGCACGTGGTACACCTCTCGCGAGATCGCGGGCGGCGGCGCGCTCATCGACGTGGGGTCGTTCGTCGTCGACCTCGTGCTGGACTTCTACGACTGGCCGGAGCTGGAGGAGGTGATCGCGACCACCCGGTCGGACTTCGGCGACCGCGAGGACTACGCCTACCTCGAGATGTGGGGCGAGGACGACGAGGCGAAGATGTACGACGTCGAGGACTCGGTGACCGCCTTCTGCGAGTTCGAGGGCGGTCGAACCGCCCACCTCGAGGTCGCGTGGGCCGCAAACGCCCGTCGCCGGCACGAGTACAACATCCGCGGCACCGAGGCCGGGGTCTCGCTGGACATCACGACGCCCCTGGAGTCGGTCGACCCGTCGGGTCGCAACCACCGCGACTTCCGGCTGTACGAGGCCCGCAGCGACGTGGTCGACCACTACGTCGACAGCGAGCTCGTCCCGCCCGCGAACGACCCGTTTCGGGACGAACTCGCGACCTTCCTCGCGGCCGTCGAGACCGGCGAGTCGCCCGACCGCTGCACCGCCGAGGAGGCGCTGGCCGTCCAGCGCGTCGTCGACCGGATCTACGAGGCCGCCGACCGCGGGCGGGTCTGA
- a CDS encoding IclR family transcriptional regulator, with product MNDGDTGRGGDRIASVGTAFRILEAVRERDSVGVTELAEALDLPKSTVHHYLATLADDGYLAAEDGRYRLGLGLFTLGATARTGERLFHVAKPNVDRLAEATGEQARLIVVRDGRAITLYQATGEAVDDPPTYAGTVEDLHCTAAGKAYLAELPDERLEEFLADEPLPRRTANTITDPDELRAALSTIRDRGVAFDDEERDEGVRCVASAVSDRSGELLGAISVSAPLDRMPDDRFRSEIPSRLHNVVGVVEFNTTYSEWSDAL from the coding sequence ATGAACGACGGTGACACCGGGCGGGGCGGGGACCGGATCGCCTCGGTCGGGACGGCCTTTCGAATCCTCGAAGCGGTGCGGGAACGCGACAGCGTCGGCGTGACGGAACTCGCCGAGGCGCTCGACCTCCCGAAGAGCACCGTCCACCACTACCTCGCCACGCTGGCCGACGACGGCTACCTCGCCGCCGAGGACGGCCGCTACCGGCTCGGACTCGGGCTGTTCACGCTCGGCGCGACCGCGCGGACGGGCGAGCGGCTCTTCCACGTGGCCAAGCCGAACGTCGACCGACTGGCCGAGGCGACGGGCGAGCAGGCGCGGCTGATCGTCGTCCGCGACGGCCGCGCGATCACCCTCTACCAGGCGACCGGCGAGGCGGTCGACGACCCGCCGACCTACGCCGGCACCGTCGAAGACCTCCACTGCACGGCCGCGGGGAAGGCCTACCTCGCCGAACTGCCCGACGAGCGCCTCGAGGAGTTCCTCGCGGACGAGCCGCTGCCCCGACGGACCGCGAACACCATCACCGACCCCGACGAGCTGCGGGCCGCTCTCTCGACCATCCGCGACCGCGGCGTCGCGTTCGACGACGAGGAGCGCGACGAGGGCGTCCGCTGCGTCGCCTCGGCCGTCTCCGACCGCTCGGGCGAGTTGCTCGGCGCGATCAGCGTCTCCGCCCCCCTCGACCGCATGCCCGACGACCGGTTCCGCTCGGAGATCCCCTCGCGGCTCCACAACGTCGTCGGCGTCGTCGAGTTCAACACCACCTACTCCGAGTGGTCCGACGCCCTGTAG
- a CDS encoding alpha-L-arabinofuranosidase gives MGSDPEARGRASSNGSESSGLSRRRFMALQAAVVAGAGAGSVASASPTDGEGTDASVGNTVSVDLDDRTDEPVSDGLFGRLSEHYESGTIYPGVYSEHVKNPAFYPRSWSEDDYFGPRTFYPAADIERADGVPFPWEPVGGDGVTFEQRSGGVAAVDTTDYQRVALDGARGGISQKIVLPDFRTHGYDLSVSVRGAGPETVRAALTALDGEQLAATELDVTEEWTRHEVHLELDDDSGDQYVAGGTDVDTPYGKYVLEFTAEGEGRVDLDWVNLAADDAVRGKFNPSTVELMREQDTTWLKWPGGNFTSQYNWRDGVGPKSERPVRFNHAWGGINPNYFGTAEYLELCEVAGLTPRLTIGWWDNPPEWASERQILPEDAADWVEYVNGSTDTEMGALRAEHGYEEPWDVTHWEVGNEVWGPWQRGSTQNPSEYASGSDARVGFTTYYDAMTDVDDDIVVYADAMDPGYDEANTPDPDAWNETLFTEAGDRLDGVDLHRYNWGIENQADRDAWYDRNGADPIDYNEVLVMFPTQFDRLMANLSDRASDAGIDDFRVNVGEYGLFPTVDAGAPYPGPETMPGGSYIAGMLNAFIRRSDTVKEASQTWWPVRMFPPADEEAPPDPNPLAPAGTVTALYGAVFDGHSEWHAVDVGVDGDSRTIPETGPRVDRMEDVHYVDAAAMQNKRGEELAVFLTNRNLRESAEATVEVGERYAGSSVEVVAVVPTAEERPLPHAFTTSWSTPDNYVAETTVETVGDDGTLSLDLPPAAVVRCYVDNDRGRPDRVGDNGVWHGIEVAPDGEPYHEDFCGGGHERGGPGNGRGNGNGNNGNGNGNNGNGNGNGNNGNGNGNNGNGNGNNGNGGDDESGENGDGDD, from the coding sequence ATGGGTAGCGATCCCGAAGCCCGCGGGCGAGCGAGTAGCAACGGCAGCGAATCGAGCGGACTGTCGCGACGGCGATTCATGGCGCTACAGGCGGCGGTGGTGGCCGGTGCCGGAGCCGGGTCGGTCGCGAGCGCGTCCCCGACGGACGGCGAGGGAACCGACGCGAGCGTCGGCAACACCGTCTCCGTCGACCTCGACGACCGAACGGACGAGCCCGTCTCGGATGGGCTGTTCGGTCGGCTCTCCGAGCACTACGAGTCGGGGACCATCTACCCGGGAGTGTACTCCGAGCACGTCAAGAACCCGGCGTTCTACCCGCGGTCGTGGTCCGAGGACGACTACTTCGGCCCGCGAACCTTCTATCCGGCCGCGGACATCGAGCGCGCCGACGGCGTCCCGTTCCCCTGGGAGCCTGTCGGCGGCGACGGCGTCACCTTCGAACAACGCTCGGGCGGCGTCGCGGCCGTCGACACCACCGACTACCAGCGGGTCGCCCTCGACGGCGCGCGCGGTGGTATCTCGCAGAAGATCGTCCTGCCGGACTTCCGGACCCACGGCTACGACCTCTCGGTGTCGGTCCGCGGTGCCGGCCCCGAGACCGTCAGAGCCGCCCTCACCGCGCTCGACGGCGAGCAACTGGCCGCGACCGAGCTGGACGTGACCGAGGAGTGGACGCGCCACGAGGTCCACCTCGAACTGGACGACGACAGCGGCGACCAGTACGTCGCCGGCGGCACCGACGTGGACACCCCGTACGGCAAGTACGTCCTGGAGTTCACCGCGGAGGGCGAGGGTCGCGTCGACCTCGACTGGGTGAACCTCGCGGCCGACGACGCGGTCCGCGGGAAGTTCAACCCCAGCACGGTCGAGCTGATGCGCGAGCAGGACACGACCTGGCTGAAGTGGCCCGGCGGCAACTTCACCAGCCAGTACAACTGGCGCGACGGGGTCGGCCCGAAGTCGGAGCGGCCGGTCCGGTTCAACCACGCCTGGGGCGGCATCAACCCGAACTACTTCGGGACCGCCGAGTATCTCGAACTCTGCGAGGTGGCCGGCCTCACGCCGCGTCTCACGATCGGCTGGTGGGACAACCCGCCCGAGTGGGCCTCGGAGCGCCAGATCCTCCCCGAGGACGCCGCCGACTGGGTCGAGTACGTCAACGGCTCGACGGACACCGAGATGGGCGCCCTGCGGGCCGAACACGGCTACGAGGAACCCTGGGACGTGACCCACTGGGAGGTCGGCAACGAGGTGTGGGGGCCCTGGCAGCGCGGCTCGACCCAGAACCCCTCGGAGTACGCCAGCGGCTCCGACGCGCGCGTCGGGTTCACCACCTACTACGACGCGATGACCGACGTCGACGACGACATCGTGGTCTACGCCGACGCGATGGACCCGGGCTACGACGAGGCGAACACCCCCGACCCCGACGCGTGGAACGAGACCCTGTTCACCGAGGCGGGCGACCGCCTCGACGGCGTCGACCTGCACCGCTACAACTGGGGCATCGAGAACCAGGCGGACCGGGACGCCTGGTACGACCGCAACGGCGCCGACCCCATCGACTACAACGAGGTGCTCGTGATGTTCCCCACGCAGTTCGACCGGCTGATGGCGAATCTGAGCGACCGGGCGAGCGACGCGGGCATCGACGACTTCCGGGTCAACGTCGGCGAATACGGCCTGTTCCCGACCGTCGACGCGGGAGCGCCGTACCCCGGACCGGAGACGATGCCCGGCGGGTCGTACATCGCGGGGATGCTCAACGCCTTCATCCGCCGCAGCGACACGGTCAAGGAGGCCTCACAGACGTGGTGGCCGGTGCGGATGTTCCCGCCGGCCGACGAGGAGGCCCCGCCGGACCCGAACCCGCTCGCGCCCGCGGGCACGGTCACCGCCCTCTACGGGGCCGTGTTCGACGGACACTCGGAGTGGCACGCCGTCGACGTTGGGGTCGACGGCGACTCGCGGACCATCCCCGAGACCGGCCCGCGCGTCGACCGCATGGAGGACGTACACTACGTCGACGCCGCGGCGATGCAGAACAAGCGGGGCGAGGAACTGGCCGTGTTCCTCACGAACCGCAACCTCCGCGAGTCCGCCGAGGCGACCGTCGAAGTCGGCGAACGCTACGCCGGCAGTTCCGTCGAGGTGGTCGCGGTGGTCCCGACCGCCGAGGAGCGACCGCTCCCCCACGCCTTTACCACCTCGTGGTCGACGCCGGACAACTACGTCGCCGAGACGACCGTCGAGACCGTCGGCGACGACGGGACGCTCTCGCTCGACCTGCCCCCGGCGGCGGTCGTCCGCTGCTACGTGGACAACGACCGCGGCCGACCGGACAGGGTCGGCGACAACGGCGTCTGGCACGGCATCGAGGTCGCGCCCGACGGCGAACCCTACCACGAGGACTTCTGCGGCGGCGGCCACGAGCGCGGCGGTCCCGGAAACGGCCGCGGTAACGGAAACGGGAATAACGGCAACGGCAACGGGAATAACGGCAACGGCAATGGCAACGGGAATAACGGCAACGGCAACGGGAATAACGGCAACGGCAACGGGAATAACGGCAACGGTGGAGACGACGAAAGCGGCGAAAACGGAGACGGCGACGACTGA
- a CDS encoding glycoside hydrolase family 127 protein, translated as MPSQYTVGVDEVTVDDAFWSPWIDRNRDVTVEYQYEQLEESGTLENFRRAIDGKSGGFQGMWFQDTDAYKWIEAASYELAKADDPDLRERVDEVIDLVARAQEESGYLDTYFQLVEPENRWTNLNIMHELYCAGHLIEAAVAHHEATGERSLLDVAVAFADHVDDIFGDEIDGVPGHEGIELALVRLYRVTDEERYLDLAAYFVDLRGHDDRLAWELDNSEEIGGASWDDGALVPAEGGGSLFLDDEGEYVGTYAQAQAPVREQEAVEGHSVRAMYLYAGVTDLVAERGDEELRAALDRLWTNMTEKRMYVTGGIGSAHEHEGFTDDYDLPNESAYAETCAAVGSVFWNQRLFELEPDPAYADLIERTLYNGFLAGVGMDGEAFFYVNPLASDGDHHRSGWFTCACCPPNAARLFASLGQYCYSTTGGELYVAQYVGGSLSTTVDGTSVELDQESDLPWDGEVAVDVDADGPVAVNFRIPEWATEATVAVDGEDVSHDGSGFVRVEREWDGERVELTFGMEPELVAAHPSVEADAGRVAVERGPLVYCAEAVDNERPLHQYAVDDDATVRAAGEADALDGVTVLEADATVPALDGWDGELYRPVGETEREESDLELVPYYAWDNRESGAMAVWHRRT; from the coding sequence ATGCCCAGTCAGTACACCGTCGGCGTCGACGAGGTGACCGTCGACGACGCGTTCTGGTCGCCGTGGATCGACCGCAACCGCGACGTGACCGTCGAGTACCAGTACGAGCAACTCGAGGAGTCGGGGACCCTGGAGAACTTCCGCCGGGCCATCGACGGGAAGTCGGGCGGGTTCCAGGGGATGTGGTTCCAGGACACGGACGCCTACAAGTGGATCGAGGCGGCGAGTTACGAGCTGGCGAAGGCCGACGACCCCGACCTGCGCGAGCGGGTCGACGAGGTGATCGATCTGGTCGCCCGCGCCCAGGAGGAGTCGGGCTACCTCGACACGTACTTCCAGCTCGTCGAGCCCGAGAATCGGTGGACGAACCTCAACATCATGCACGAGCTGTACTGCGCCGGCCACCTGATCGAGGCCGCGGTCGCCCACCACGAGGCCACCGGCGAGCGGTCGCTGCTCGACGTGGCCGTCGCCTTCGCCGACCACGTCGACGATATCTTCGGCGACGAGATCGACGGCGTCCCCGGTCACGAGGGGATCGAACTCGCGCTCGTACGGCTGTACCGCGTCACCGACGAGGAGCGCTATCTCGACCTGGCCGCCTACTTCGTCGACCTCCGGGGCCACGACGACCGCCTGGCGTGGGAGCTCGACAACTCCGAGGAGATCGGCGGCGCCTCGTGGGACGACGGGGCGCTCGTCCCCGCGGAGGGCGGCGGGAGCCTCTTTCTCGACGACGAAGGCGAGTACGTCGGCACGTACGCACAGGCGCAGGCGCCCGTCCGCGAACAGGAGGCCGTCGAGGGCCACTCCGTGCGGGCGATGTACCTCTACGCCGGCGTCACCGACCTGGTCGCCGAGCGCGGCGACGAGGAACTGCGCGCGGCGCTGGACCGCCTGTGGACCAACATGACGGAGAAGCGGATGTACGTCACCGGCGGGATCGGCTCCGCCCACGAACACGAGGGGTTCACCGACGACTACGACCTTCCCAACGAATCGGCCTACGCCGAGACCTGCGCGGCCGTCGGGAGCGTCTTCTGGAACCAGCGGCTGTTCGAGTTAGAGCCCGACCCCGCCTACGCCGACCTGATCGAGCGGACGCTGTACAACGGCTTCCTCGCCGGCGTCGGGATGGACGGCGAGGCGTTCTTCTACGTCAACCCCCTCGCCAGCGACGGCGACCACCACCGCAGCGGCTGGTTCACCTGTGCCTGCTGTCCGCCCAACGCCGCCCGGCTGTTCGCCTCGCTCGGCCAGTACTGCTACTCGACGACCGGCGGCGAGCTGTACGTCGCCCAGTACGTCGGGGGCAGCCTCTCGACGACGGTCGACGGGACGAGCGTCGAACTCGACCAGGAGAGCGACCTGCCGTGGGACGGCGAGGTGGCCGTCGATGTCGACGCCGACGGTCCCGTCGCGGTCAACTTCCGGATCCCCGAGTGGGCCACCGAGGCGACGGTCGCCGTCGACGGCGAGGACGTGAGCCACGACGGGAGCGGCTTCGTCCGCGTCGAGCGCGAGTGGGACGGCGAGCGGGTCGAACTGACGTTCGGCATGGAGCCCGAACTGGTCGCGGCCCATCCGTCGGTCGAGGCCGACGCCGGCCGGGTGGCCGTCGAGCGGGGCCCGCTGGTCTACTGCGCCGAGGCGGTCGACAACGAGCGACCGCTGCACCAGTACGCCGTCGACGACGACGCGACCGTCCGCGCGGCCGGCGAGGCGGACGCGCTCGACGGCGTGACCGTCCTCGAAGCCGACGCGACGGTGCCGGCCCTCGACGGCTGGGACGGAGAACTGTATCGCCCGGTCGGCGAGACCGAGCGGGAAGAATCGGACCTCGAACTGGTCCCGTACTACGCCTGGGACAACCGCGAGTCAGGCGCGATGGCGGTCTGGCACCGCCGGACCTGA
- a CDS encoding ABC transporter ATP-binding protein yields the protein MSEEPVVSLEDVEVHFESEGSILPFGDDPEVVQAVDGVSLEIPENDVVALVGESGCGKTTLGKTAIGTQRPTGGAVKYKGQDVWKANDGEGNVEIPFEEIRQSLQIIHQDPGASLNPNKTVQHSLEAPLKLRHSEMDTFERRERIHEMLSRVGMEPPEDYAKRFPHQLSGGEQQRVALIRALLMNPDLILADEAVSALDVSLRIDMMDLMLDLQDTFDTSFLFISHNLSNASYIAGKADGRIGIMYLGELVEIGPIDEVLNDPQHPYTKALMWATPNLNPKAADRGASPLRKIDVPDPRNPPAGCKFHTRCPEAREACTGEMPDPADLGDGHEVACYRAYDDHDYWSSPELTDEDDDRVGAGESAAD from the coding sequence ATGAGTGAGGAACCGGTCGTCTCCCTGGAGGACGTGGAGGTCCACTTCGAGTCGGAGGGCTCGATCCTCCCGTTCGGTGACGACCCCGAGGTCGTCCAGGCCGTCGACGGCGTCTCGCTGGAGATCCCGGAGAACGACGTGGTCGCGCTGGTCGGCGAGTCCGGCTGTGGCAAGACCACGCTGGGCAAGACGGCCATCGGCACCCAGCGGCCCACCGGCGGGGCGGTGAAGTACAAGGGTCAGGACGTCTGGAAGGCCAACGACGGCGAGGGGAACGTCGAGATTCCCTTCGAGGAGATCCGCCAGTCCCTGCAGATCATCCACCAGGACCCCGGCGCGTCGCTCAACCCGAACAAGACGGTCCAGCACTCTCTGGAGGCGCCGCTGAAACTGCGCCACAGCGAGATGGACACGTTCGAGCGCCGCGAGCGCATCCACGAGATGCTCTCGCGGGTCGGCATGGAGCCGCCGGAGGACTACGCCAAGCGGTTCCCCCACCAGCTGTCGGGCGGCGAGCAACAGCGCGTCGCGCTGATCCGCGCGCTGCTGATGAACCCCGACCTCATCCTCGCCGACGAGGCCGTCAGCGCGCTGGACGTGTCCCTGCGGATCGACATGATGGACCTGATGCTCGACCTGCAGGACACCTTCGACACCTCCTTCCTGTTCATCAGCCACAACCTCTCGAACGCCAGCTACATCGCCGGCAAGGCCGACGGCCGCATCGGCATCATGTACCTCGGCGAACTCGTCGAGATCGGCCCCATCGACGAGGTGCTGAACGACCCCCAACACCCCTACACGAAGGCGCTGATGTGGGCGACGCCGAACCTGAACCCGAAGGCCGCCGACCGCGGCGCCTCGCCGCTGCGGAAGATCGACGTGCCCGACCCGCGCAACCCGCCGGCGGGGTGCAAGTTCCACACCCGCTGTCCGGAGGCACGGGAGGCCTGCACCGGCGAGATGCCCGACCCCGCCGACCTCGGGGACGGCCACGAGGTCGCCTGCTACCGCGCGTACGACGACCACGACTACTGGTCCAGTCCCGAACTCACCGACGAGGACGACGACCGGGTCGGGGCCGGCGAGTCCGCGGCGGACTGA
- a CDS encoding ABC transporter ATP-binding protein, which yields MQQTHTAAVSDPIFEVRDISVSFDMDRGESRVLDEVDMDIERGEILGVVGESGSGKSMFASALLDAVVDPGVLTGDIRFNPEDGPPIDLLDRDGVDIKDIRWRQISMVFQGAMSSFNPTMSVEDHFRETLSVHDYDVEEGMERARQLLSDLYLEADQVLGSYPHELSGGMSQRALIALALVLEPEALVMDEPTAALDLLMQRSIIELIREIADERDLTIVFITHDLPLVANLADRLAVLYAFEFVEVGPADDILTGAKHPYTRALLNATPNLDTPREEMRPIEGSAPDPVNVPEGCSYHPRCPLADDTCLREDPPLTDDADGHAAACHHVDRVPEEVPLTLQEVTIDE from the coding sequence ATGCAACAGACACACACCGCCGCAGTCAGCGACCCGATCTTCGAAGTGCGAGACATCTCCGTCTCCTTCGACATGGACCGCGGGGAATCGCGCGTGCTCGACGAGGTGGACATGGACATCGAGCGCGGCGAGATCCTCGGCGTCGTCGGGGAGAGCGGCTCGGGCAAGTCGATGTTCGCCTCCGCGCTGCTCGACGCCGTCGTCGACCCGGGCGTGCTGACCGGCGACATCCGATTCAATCCGGAGGACGGCCCGCCGATCGACCTGCTCGACCGCGACGGGGTCGACATCAAGGACATCCGCTGGCGGCAGATCTCCATGGTGTTCCAGGGCGCGATGAGCTCGTTCAACCCCACTATGAGCGTCGAGGACCACTTCCGGGAGACGCTCTCGGTCCACGACTACGACGTCGAGGAGGGGATGGAACGCGCCCGGCAGCTCCTCTCGGACCTGTATCTGGAGGCCGACCAGGTGCTGGGGTCGTACCCCCACGAGCTGTCGGGCGGGATGAGCCAGCGGGCGCTGATCGCGCTGGCGCTCGTGCTCGAACCCGAGGCGCTCGTGATGGACGAGCCGACCGCCGCCCTCGACCTGCTGATGCAGCGGTCGATCATCGAACTCATCCGGGAGATCGCCGACGAGCGCGACCTCACCATCGTGTTCATCACGCACGACCTGCCGCTGGTCGCGAACCTCGCCGACCGGCTCGCGGTGCTGTACGCCTTCGAGTTCGTCGAGGTCGGTCCGGCCGATGACATCCTGACCGGGGCGAAACACCCCTACACCAGAGCGTTGTTGAACGCGACGCCGAACCTCGACACGCCCCGCGAGGAGATGCGGCCGATCGAGGGGTCGGCGCCGGACCCGGTGAACGTCCCCGAGGGGTGTTCGTACCACCCGCGGTGTCCGCTGGCCGACGACACCTGCCTCCGCGAGGACCCGCCGCTGACCGACGACGCCGACGGCCACGCGGCCGCCTGCCACCACGTCGACCGCGTGCCGGAGGAGGTGCCCCTGACGCTCCAGGAGGTGACCATCGATGAGTGA
- a CDS encoding ABC transporter permease, translating into MAEKNSSFSQSDGSAGGQGATRTDLYREWLDMAVLTPIRVAWDDWRTQVGSIIIAFYLLMGSVGVVLVDPPNQGQGPRLTPAFQDWSVPLGTNDIGESILSATVHATPPMLQMIAAGAVFSTALATVIGTVSGYKGGLTDRVLTTLTDIAMTIPGLPLIILLAALFEPTNPAVIGILITINAWAGLARSIRSQVLSLRDHSYVEASRIMGAPTRRILVDDIIPNIMPYVLINFVNSARNVIFGSVGLYYLGLLGGTHENWGIMLDGAYNGGAIYSLQVVHWLFVPMIAIIGISFGFVLFAQGTEKLFNPRIRARHAETVEDDTAPHQQ; encoded by the coding sequence ATGGCCGAGAAGAACTCCTCGTTCAGCCAGTCCGACGGGTCGGCCGGCGGACAGGGCGCCACCCGCACCGACCTCTACCGCGAGTGGCTCGACATGGCCGTGCTCACGCCGATCCGCGTCGCCTGGGACGACTGGCGCACCCAGGTCGGGTCGATCATCATCGCGTTCTACCTGTTGATGGGTTCCGTCGGCGTCGTGTTGGTCGACCCGCCCAACCAGGGCCAGGGGCCGCGGCTGACCCCCGCGTTCCAGGACTGGTCGGTGCCGCTGGGGACGAACGACATCGGAGAGAGTATCCTGTCGGCGACCGTCCACGCGACGCCGCCGATGCTCCAGATGATCGCCGCCGGGGCGGTGTTCTCGACGGCCCTCGCCACGGTCATCGGCACCGTCTCCGGCTACAAGGGCGGGCTCACCGACCGGGTCCTGACGACGCTCACCGACATCGCGATGACGATCCCGGGGCTGCCGCTGATCATCCTGCTGGCCGCGCTGTTCGAGCCGACCAACCCGGCGGTGATCGGGATCCTCATCACGATCAACGCGTGGGCGGGCCTCGCCCGGTCGATCCGTTCGCAGGTGCTGTCGCTGCGCGACCACTCCTACGTGGAGGCCTCGCGCATCATGGGCGCGCCGACGCGGCGCATCCTCGTCGACGACATCATCCCGAACATCATGCCGTACGTCCTGATCAACTTCGTCAACTCCGCCCGCAACGTGATCTTCGGGTCCGTCGGGCTGTACTACCTCGGCCTGCTCGGCGGCACCCACGAGAACTGGGGGATCATGCTCGACGGCGCCTACAACGGCGGCGCCATCTACTCGCTGCAGGTGGTCCACTGGCTGTTCGTCCCGATGATCGCCATCATCGGCATCTCCTTCGGGTTCGTCCTGTTCGCCCAGGGGACCGAGAAGCTGTTCAACCCGCGCATCCGGGCGCGCCACGCCGAGACCGTCGAAGACGACACCGCACCCCACCAACAATGA
- a CDS encoding ABC transporter permease gives MYVVKRVAQAFVTFVSVVTITFALVRAIPGGPADFIRAQVMQAGGSSEVSMSEINSLVESYTNIDPSTPLHVQYFNYLTSVLQGDLGTSVWYSRPVADIIADAAPWTIFLLTISILLTFAIGIVLGAVMAYLEGTRFDSSSTVVSMFLNSVPYYIAAIFLVYVVSIQLGMLPQSGRFASGLDPGLNVEFIVSVFRHAILPIVSLVATGFGGVAITMRGNAVQEIGEDYIRVAHLRGVPGKRIATRYVGRNAVLPMYTNFMIAVGFMFGGSVILEEIFAYEGLGLYLLQAIEARDYPLMMGTFLIISLAVLICILIADLTYSKIDPRISDQGSREAY, from the coding sequence ATGTACGTAGTCAAACGAGTGGCACAGGCGTTCGTCACGTTCGTGTCTGTCGTCACCATCACGTTCGCGCTGGTGCGGGCGATCCCGGGTGGGCCCGCCGACTTCATCAGGGCACAGGTGATGCAGGCCGGCGGCTCCAGCGAGGTCAGCATGAGCGAGATCAACTCGCTGGTCGAGTCGTACACGAACATCGACCCGTCGACGCCGCTGCACGTCCAGTACTTCAACTACCTCACCAGCGTCCTCCAGGGGGACCTCGGGACGTCGGTCTGGTACAGCAGACCGGTGGCGGACATCATCGCGGACGCCGCGCCGTGGACCATATTCCTGTTGACCATCTCGATCCTGCTCACCTTCGCGATCGGGATCGTCCTCGGGGCGGTCATGGCCTATCTCGAGGGGACCCGCTTCGACAGCAGCTCGACGGTCGTCTCGATGTTCCTGAACTCGGTGCCGTACTACATCGCCGCGATCTTCCTGGTGTACGTCGTCTCGATCCAGCTGGGGATGCTCCCACAGTCCGGGCGGTTCGCGTCCGGGCTCGACCCCGGACTGAACGTCGAGTTCATCGTCAGCGTGTTCCGCCACGCGATCCTCCCCATCGTGTCGCTGGTCGCCACGGGCTTCGGCGGCGTCGCCATCACGATGCGGGGCAACGCGGTCCAGGAGATCGGCGAGGACTACATCCGCGTGGCCCACCTGCGGGGCGTCCCCGGCAAGCGGATCGCGACCCGCTACGTCGGCCGCAACGCCGTCCTCCCGATGTACACGAACTTCATGATCGCCGTCGGCTTCATGTTCGGCGGGTCGGTCATCCTGGAGGAGATCTTCGCCTACGAGGGGCTCGGACTGTATCTCCTGCAGGCGATCGAGGCCCGTGACTACCCGCTGATGATGGGGACGTTCCTCATCATCTCGCTGGCGGTGCTGATCTGCATCCTGATCGCCGACCTGACCTACAGCAAGATCGACCCGCGCATCAGCGACCAGGGCTCCCGGGAGGCGTACTGA